Proteins encoded within one genomic window of candidate division KSB1 bacterium:
- a CDS encoding sigma-54 dependent transcriptional regulator: MSLHILIVDDDAGIGATLSGLLRDLGHQVTACASGEQALEFLPREAFDLMFLDVRLPGIDGLATLQRLQETGLSIPTIMISGHAEIDTAVKAVRLGAYNFLEKPLQPERVVLEVKNFAERKQLELERNQLRQRLGGDGEMVGQSATMQQLREAIRKAAPSEARVLITGENGTGKELVAEAIHRQSKRAHAPFVRVNCAAIPRELIESELFGHERGAFTGATRRKIGLIEQAHTGTIFLDEIGDMSLDTQAKLLRVLQENELLRVGGTQPIRFDVRVIAATNKNLDKEIQAGTFRDDLFFRIAVIPIHVPPLRERREDIVVLANHFLNQLAQAYGRRPKRLSPEAVAVLENYQWPGNVRELRNIIERLMIMGDAEIISAEHMHQALPRLESPASAAATPVNGEITSHFEIDEALSLRERVENFERQLLSRVFQQVRGNVSEMARRLRTDRANLHRKLQRYNIK, from the coding sequence ATGTCCCTTCACATTCTCATCGTTGATGACGACGCCGGCATCGGCGCGACGCTGAGCGGTTTGTTGCGCGATCTCGGGCATCAAGTCACCGCTTGCGCCTCCGGCGAGCAGGCGCTGGAATTCTTGCCGCGCGAAGCGTTTGACTTGATGTTTCTCGACGTTCGCCTGCCCGGAATCGACGGCCTCGCGACGCTGCAGCGATTGCAAGAGACGGGTTTGTCAATCCCCACAATTATGATTTCCGGCCACGCCGAAATTGATACCGCGGTGAAAGCCGTGCGCCTCGGCGCGTATAATTTTCTCGAAAAGCCGCTGCAGCCGGAGCGCGTCGTGCTCGAAGTCAAAAATTTTGCCGAGCGCAAGCAGCTCGAGCTGGAGCGCAACCAACTGCGGCAGCGTCTCGGCGGCGACGGCGAGATGGTGGGGCAATCGGCGACGATGCAGCAGCTCCGCGAGGCCATTCGCAAAGCCGCGCCCTCCGAAGCCCGCGTTCTGATCACCGGCGAAAACGGCACCGGCAAGGAGCTGGTCGCCGAAGCGATTCACCGCCAGAGCAAGCGCGCGCACGCACCGTTCGTGCGCGTCAATTGCGCCGCGATTCCGCGCGAGCTGATCGAAAGCGAACTGTTCGGCCACGAGCGCGGGGCGTTCACCGGCGCGACGCGCCGCAAAATCGGCCTCATTGAGCAGGCGCACACCGGCACGATTTTTTTGGATGAAATCGGCGACATGTCGCTGGATACGCAGGCAAAGCTGCTGCGGGTGTTGCAGGAAAACGAGCTGCTGCGCGTCGGCGGCACGCAGCCGATCCGCTTCGACGTGCGCGTCATCGCGGCGACGAACAAAAATCTCGACAAAGAAATTCAAGCCGGCACTTTCCGCGACGATTTGTTTTTCCGCATCGCGGTCATTCCCATTCACGTCCCGCCGCTGCGCGAGCGCCGCGAGGATATTGTGGTGCTGGCCAATCATTTTCTCAACCAGCTCGCGCAAGCTTATGGCCGTCGCCCAAAGCGGTTGTCCCCCGAGGCGGTCGCCGTTTTGGAAAATTATCAATGGCCCGGCAATGTCCGCGAACTTCGCAATATCATCGAGCGTTTGATGATTATGGGCGATGCCGAAATCATCAGCGCCGAGCACATGCACCAGGCTCTGCCGAGATTGGAGTCGCCGGCTTCTGCCGCCGCAACGCCGGTGAATGGCGAAATCACGTCTCATTTCGAGATCGATGAAGCCCTTTCACTGCGAGAGCGCGTGGAAAATTTCGAGCGCCAATTATTGTCCCGCGTTTTCCAGCAGGTGAGAGGCAATGTCAGCGAAATGGCGCGTCGGCTGCGCACCGACCGCGCCAACCTGCACCGGAAATTGCAGCGGTATAACATCAAGTAG
- a CDS encoding replication-associated recombination protein A produces the protein MRPQSPPLADRLRPQRLEDFAGQEHLLAPGKALYETIQKKDLASIILWGPPGCGKTTLAHLLAKAVLADFYTLSAVSSGVAEVRKILEKAAANRRLGKRTVLFIDEIHRFNKAQQDALLHSVEDGTITLIGATTENPSFEVISPLLSRCQVYALKPLSEEVLARVVERALQTDAQLLKANVELEDDARQALLQLSSGDARAALSALELAVKLAPVEKSGKRHLTVEHIREAVQKKPILYDRAGDYHYDTISAFIKSVRGGDPNAALHYLARMIESGEDPKFIARRLIILASEDIGNADPLGLVVATSAFTAVTYIGMPEGALVLAQATTYLASAPKSNASYKAILAARKDVQEKPLGPIPLHLRNAPTPLMAQQGHGVEYKYPHDYPGNFIEQNYMPENLQDALYYQPTASGAEAGIAERLMKWWEKYRRK, from the coding sequence ATGAGGCCGCAATCCCCGCCGCTGGCTGATCGTCTGCGGCCGCAACGGCTGGAAGATTTCGCCGGGCAGGAACACTTGCTGGCGCCGGGCAAAGCGCTTTACGAAACCATTCAGAAAAAAGATTTGGCCTCGATCATTTTGTGGGGGCCGCCCGGCTGCGGCAAAACCACGCTGGCGCATTTGCTCGCCAAAGCCGTGCTCGCCGATTTTTACACGCTCAGCGCGGTTTCCAGCGGCGTCGCCGAAGTTCGAAAAATTTTGGAAAAAGCCGCGGCCAACCGCCGGCTCGGCAAGCGTACGGTGTTGTTCATCGACGAAATTCATCGTTTTAACAAAGCGCAGCAAGATGCGTTGCTGCACAGCGTTGAAGACGGCACAATCACGCTCATCGGCGCGACGACGGAGAACCCTTCGTTTGAAGTCATCTCGCCGCTGCTGTCGCGCTGCCAGGTTTATGCGCTCAAACCGCTGAGTGAAGAAGTTCTGGCGCGTGTCGTGGAGCGTGCGCTGCAAACCGATGCCCAGCTTCTCAAAGCAAATGTTGAATTGGAGGATGACGCCCGCCAAGCCCTGCTGCAGCTTTCCTCCGGCGATGCGCGCGCGGCGTTGAGCGCTTTGGAATTGGCGGTAAAACTCGCGCCGGTCGAAAAATCCGGCAAGCGCCATCTTACGGTCGAGCACATTCGCGAAGCCGTGCAGAAAAAGCCGATTCTTTACGACCGCGCCGGCGATTATCATTACGACACGATCTCGGCGTTCATCAAAAGCGTGCGCGGCGGCGATCCCAACGCGGCGCTGCATTATCTGGCGCGGATGATCGAATCCGGCGAAGACCCCAAATTCATCGCGCGGCGGCTGATCATCCTTGCCAGCGAAGACATCGGCAACGCCGATCCCCTTGGCCTCGTCGTCGCCACTTCCGCATTTACCGCCGTGACTTACATCGGCATGCCGGAAGGCGCGCTGGTGTTGGCGCAAGCGACAACTTATCTCGCTTCGGCGCCGAAGAGCAACGCCTCGTACAAAGCCATTTTGGCGGCAAGGAAAGATGTGCAGGAAAAACCGCTCGGCCCGATTCCGCTGCACCTTCGCAACGCGCCGACGCCCTTGATGGCGCAACAGGGCCATGGTGTCGAATATAAATATCCGCATGATTATCCGGGAAATTTTATCGAGCAAAATTATATGCCGGAAAATTTGCAAGACGCGCTGTATTATCAGCCGACGGCCAGCGGTGCGGAGGCGGGGATTGCGGAGAGATTAATGAAGTGGTGGGAAAAATATCGGCGGAAATAA
- a CDS encoding putative LPS assembly protein LptD, protein MLPCFASAQVPAQRDSIAISKIDSLALALPDSARADTTREPSGLDAPIDFEAQKIDHDLDLRLTYLYGKAKVKYKGMRLEAGMITVDWNKRLLIAEPMPDSLMTNSQAKNGASKSVHDDSLMKSERGYPIFSDSGDRMTGERMEYNFATEKGRVLRGRTEFQDGKYFGAQIKRVDSQTLFVSNGIYSTCDREEDPHFHFWSRKMKIEVQKNVVAKPIVLFIGKIPMAILPFAFFPTQSGRRSGLIIPRFGATQLEGRYLRELGYYWAISDYFDARATVDYYERSGWLARGNFNYAKRYAFTGSISGSFTRKNFVIDQSKERRWDIAFGHSQTFGRSAYLNASGTFASSNFYRFFSSNRQEQLRRTLLSQATFSKSFGNSTSFSAAVSDYKNLDTGSFERLLPSFSISFGQRQLFGKRDPSKRTSGGKVDERHWYENFYYNLSSSAQNRYSKASDTSKVDRLSSAIHNMSLSLNGIKAFFPWLSLNQSMQITENWYDRATDYFIQPDGKVGSKTQKGFAALHVFSYNASTNTKIYGTFQPNLGPVRALRHVMEPSLGFSFRPDFSDPLWGYFQQVTLPDGTTQKLDRFNGATPRGKQASLNMSLRNLFQMKTGPDGKLKKIDLFTLTFFTSHNFAVSEFKQADLSSSLFANPTQNISFNMSASHSFYEYDEKLGRTVNRFLFKKNRGIFDNRYLRLTNINVGSSFRFQGKSGEAGARPSAESAEESEETLPGLARDRLAPETYFTDTTVPWQASFSLSLNHNRSNPAKPTTTAQLTLDNANLQLTKNWRVGLYAAFDLREKNMIDQRYTIFRDLHCWEMQFFWTPTGFSRGFYFRLGIKAPMLQDIKLEKRGGRTSVFGGSSYFY, encoded by the coding sequence TTGTTGCCCTGTTTTGCCTCGGCGCAAGTTCCCGCCCAACGCGATTCCATTGCCATTTCAAAAATTGATTCGCTGGCGCTGGCGTTGCCTGATTCCGCCCGCGCCGACACGACGCGCGAACCATCCGGTTTGGATGCCCCCATTGATTTTGAAGCGCAAAAGATCGATCATGATCTCGATCTTCGCCTCACCTATTTATACGGCAAAGCCAAAGTCAAATACAAAGGCATGAGGCTCGAAGCCGGCATGATCACGGTGGACTGGAACAAGCGCCTGCTGATCGCCGAGCCGATGCCGGATTCGCTGATGACGAACAGCCAGGCAAAGAATGGCGCCAGCAAAAGCGTGCATGATGACAGCCTTATGAAATCGGAGCGCGGCTATCCGATTTTCTCCGACAGCGGTGACCGCATGACCGGCGAGCGGATGGAATACAACTTCGCCACGGAGAAAGGCCGCGTGCTGCGCGGCCGCACCGAATTTCAAGACGGCAAATATTTCGGCGCGCAAATCAAGCGTGTCGACAGCCAGACGCTGTTTGTTTCCAACGGCATTTACAGCACCTGCGACCGCGAAGAGGATCCGCATTTTCATTTTTGGAGCCGCAAAATGAAAATCGAGGTCCAGAAAAACGTCGTGGCCAAGCCCATCGTGCTGTTCATCGGAAAAATTCCCATGGCGATTCTGCCGTTCGCATTTTTCCCCACGCAAAGCGGCCGCCGCTCCGGCTTGATCATCCCGCGCTTTGGCGCGACTCAGCTCGAGGGCCGCTATCTGCGCGAGCTGGGCTATTATTGGGCGATCAGCGACTACTTCGACGCGCGCGCGACGGTCGATTATTACGAGCGCTCGGGCTGGCTGGCGCGCGGCAATTTTAATTACGCCAAACGCTATGCCTTCACCGGCAGCATCAGCGGTTCATTCACCCGAAAAAATTTTGTCATCGACCAAAGCAAGGAACGGCGGTGGGATATTGCCTTCGGCCACAGTCAAACGTTCGGGCGGTCGGCTTACTTGAACGCCTCCGGAACGTTTGCCAGCAGCAATTTCTACCGGTTTTTCAGCAGCAACCGGCAGGAGCAGCTCCGCCGGACTCTGCTGTCGCAAGCCACGTTCAGCAAAAGCTTCGGCAACAGCACGAGCTTCAGCGCCGCGGTCAGCGATTATAAAAATCTCGACACCGGTTCCTTCGAGCGTTTGCTGCCGAGCTTCAGCATCAGCTTCGGCCAGCGCCAGCTTTTTGGCAAACGCGATCCTTCCAAGAGAACCTCCGGCGGCAAAGTGGACGAGCGGCATTGGTATGAGAATTTTTATTACAACCTTTCCAGCTCGGCGCAAAATCGTTATTCCAAAGCCTCGGATACTTCGAAGGTGGATCGGTTAAGCTCCGCCATTCACAACATGAGTCTTTCGCTCAACGGCATCAAGGCCTTTTTCCCGTGGTTGAGCTTGAATCAAAGCATGCAGATCACGGAGAATTGGTATGATCGCGCGACGGATTATTTCATTCAGCCGGACGGCAAAGTCGGCAGCAAAACGCAAAAAGGCTTTGCGGCGCTGCATGTGTTTAGTTACAACGCCTCGACGAACACGAAAATTTATGGCACGTTTCAACCGAATCTCGGGCCGGTTCGCGCGCTGCGGCACGTGATGGAGCCGAGCCTCGGTTTTTCCTTTCGCCCGGATTTTTCCGATCCGTTGTGGGGATATTTCCAACAAGTGACGCTGCCGGACGGCACGACGCAAAAACTCGACCGCTTCAACGGCGCGACCCCGCGCGGCAAGCAGGCCAGCCTGAATATGTCGCTGCGCAATTTGTTTCAAATGAAAACGGGACCCGACGGCAAGCTTAAAAAGATCGATTTGTTCACGCTGACTTTTTTTACTTCGCATAATTTTGCCGTGTCAGAATTTAAACAGGCGGATTTAAGCTCGTCGCTGTTTGCGAATCCGACGCAAAATATTTCCTTCAACATGAGCGCATCGCATAGTTTTTATGAGTATGATGAAAAGCTCGGCCGGACCGTGAATCGCTTTCTTTTTAAAAAGAATCGCGGGATTTTTGACAACCGGTATTTGCGGTTGACAAATATCAACGTCGGATCAAGTTTTCGCTTTCAGGGCAAAAGCGGCGAAGCCGGGGCGCGGCCTTCGGCAGAAAGTGCGGAAGAATCGGAAGAAACACTGCCGGGCCTGGCTCGGGATCGCCTCGCGCCTGAAACGTATTTTACCGACACCACCGTGCCGTGGCAGGCGAGTTTTTCTCTGAGCCTCAATCACAACCGCAGCAATCCTGCCAAGCCGACGACGACGGCGCAATTGACGCTGGACAACGCCAATCTGCAATTGACCAAAAACTGGCGCGTCGGCTTGTACGCCGCCTTTGATTTACGTGAAAAAAACATGATCGATCAGCGCTACACCATTTTTCGCGATTTGCACTGCTGGGAGATGCAATTTTTCTGGACGCCGACCGGTTTCAGCAGAGGGTTCTACTTTCGTCTCGGCATCAAAGCGCCGATGCTGCAAGACATCAAGCTCGAAAAGCGCGGCGGCCGGACGAGCGTGTTTGGCGGGTCGTCGTATTTTTATTAG
- a CDS encoding XTP/dITP diphosphatase: MAFGSLNIKPMKNTASLFKIVLATRNQDKIIEIRDALAGLSIQIFNLDSFPNAPEVIEDGETLEANAIKKALAIHQHTNLPAVADDTGLMVEALDGAPGVFSSRFAGPGATYADNVQKLLRLMKGVPPAQRSAEFRTVIALAVQGKTHVVEGRCRGEITLAPAGSNGFGYDPVFFVPELNKTFAELTLAEKNRVSHRGRALNAFKVLLQEKFL, encoded by the coding sequence ATGGCATTCGGTTCTTTAAATATCAAGCCGATGAAAAACACCGCCTCTCTCTTTAAAATCGTTCTCGCCACGCGCAACCAGGACAAAATCATCGAAATTCGCGATGCTCTTGCCGGTTTGTCCATTCAAATTTTTAATCTCGATTCTTTTCCCAACGCCCCGGAAGTGATTGAAGACGGCGAGACCCTCGAAGCGAATGCCATCAAAAAAGCGCTGGCGATTCATCAACACACCAATCTGCCGGCGGTTGCCGACGATACCGGCCTGATGGTCGAGGCACTCGACGGAGCGCCCGGGGTTTTTTCCAGCCGTTTTGCCGGACCCGGTGCGACGTATGCCGACAATGTACAAAAACTTTTGCGCTTAATGAAGGGCGTGCCGCCGGCGCAACGGAGCGCCGAGTTTCGGACCGTCATCGCTTTGGCGGTGCAGGGTAAAACGCATGTGGTGGAAGGCCGCTGTCGCGGAGAAATCACGCTGGCACCGGCCGGCAGCAACGGCTTTGGCTATGATCCGGTTTTTTTCGTGCCGGAGTTAAACAAGACTTTTGCGGAATTGACGCTGGCGGAAAAAAATCGGGTGAGCCATCGGGGGCGTGCGCTCAACGCGTTCAAAGTTTTGTTGCAAGAAAAATTTTTATAA
- a CDS encoding lysophospholipase, whose amino-acid sequence MPGSTPSAIASNRSKQSSPGRWLRRILMILGILIFVFIFFVVPFGFSYLLTHAGSRPSDRNITASAISSEQPFLTIAFKARDGVSLSGWYFPREEAPAAVIYCHGLFRSRLEVVDRAEKFWQGGYAGLLLDFRGHGQSGGELTSMGYLERLDIIGAVHYLSDSLQFKGPIVVYGVSMGAAAALLAAAEEPKISGLIIDSSFLSFDETITHHARNWLRLPKFPIVDELILFTQWQIGFNSEDFDLRRAVQKIGDRPILFIAGGADQRMPPQIARALYEASPSTHKTLVVIPNAPHGAAFRTDRETYTQAVLRLLQTVGDIQGLTKQQDAIH is encoded by the coding sequence ATGCCGGGATCAACTCCGTCTGCCATTGCTTCTAACCGCTCCAAGCAATCATCGCCCGGGCGTTGGCTGCGTCGCATCCTCATGATTTTGGGCATTTTAATTTTCGTTTTCATTTTTTTTGTGGTGCCGTTTGGATTTTCCTATTTGCTGACCCACGCCGGCTCCCGGCCTTCGGACCGCAACATTACAGCGAGCGCCATTTCGAGCGAACAACCATTTCTCACCATTGCCTTTAAGGCGCGCGACGGCGTGTCGCTTTCCGGCTGGTATTTTCCCCGCGAAGAGGCGCCAGCAGCAGTTATTTATTGTCACGGTTTGTTTCGCTCGCGCCTGGAAGTGGTGGATCGCGCCGAAAAATTTTGGCAGGGAGGATACGCCGGTCTGTTACTGGATTTTCGAGGCCACGGCCAAAGCGGTGGCGAGCTGACGAGCATGGGTTATCTCGAACGGCTCGACATCATCGGCGCCGTGCATTATTTGAGCGACAGCCTGCAATTCAAAGGTCCGATTGTCGTCTACGGCGTTTCCATGGGCGCCGCCGCGGCGTTGCTGGCCGCCGCCGAAGAGCCAAAAATTTCCGGCTTGATTATCGACAGCAGCTTTCTCTCGTTTGACGAAACCATCACCCATCATGCCAGAAACTGGCTGCGCCTGCCGAAATTCCCGATTGTGGACGAGCTGATTCTGTTCACGCAATGGCAGATCGGTTTCAATTCGGAAGATTTTGACCTGCGGCGCGCGGTGCAGAAAATCGGCGACCGCCCGATTCTCTTTATTGCCGGCGGCGCCGATCAGCGCATGCCGCCGCAAATCGCCCGGGCGCTTTACGAGGCTTCGCCGAGCACGCACAAAACTCTCGTCGTCATTCCAAACGCACCGCATGGTGCAGCTTTTCGCACTGATCGCGAAACCTACACGCAGGCGGTTCTGCGTCTTTTGCAAACCGTTGGTGATATCCAAGGATTAACCAAGCAGCAGGACGCCATTCATTAA
- a CDS encoding MFS transporter gives MMVAQRRLWLFGLLLGILLLGLADVQIISPILPKLAEDFSVSPALMGTAVSAYAIAAALWALVVGPLSDQIGRLIFLRAAAWALAGAASAAYFAGYFEHYVAARVLAGLAGGTISACVIAQVADLFDYSARGRAMGWVGAIYFIAAVIAVPLGAWITAAWSWRLLYLLQIALAFILGLLVQPSWSPAASQKDERDHSVKKVLRQQLQNYPRYLAQKATRMGLLLAITVSAAVAGLVTYLGVWLTTAFGMSIATIGVVFMITGVASVIGALGGGWMADHLGKRRMMALSSLLLAAILLAVSAVQTRTSVFLFCAAGGLAMALREGPFQALISELVPANERGAYIALRNGISQLAIAVAVALGVILFERFGFHAVAYFAAACSLAASGLALLMAEPQAAPIADETIAELPQQEPT, from the coding sequence ATGATGGTGGCACAACGACGACTGTGGTTATTCGGTTTATTGCTGGGCATTTTATTGCTCGGCCTGGCGGATGTGCAAATCATTTCACCCATCCTGCCCAAATTAGCGGAGGATTTTTCCGTCAGTCCAGCGTTGATGGGAACGGCGGTCAGCGCCTACGCGATTGCCGCCGCGTTGTGGGCGCTGGTGGTGGGGCCGCTGTCGGATCAAATCGGCCGGCTGATTTTTTTGCGCGCCGCCGCGTGGGCTTTGGCCGGCGCCGCCAGCGCGGCTTATTTCGCGGGTTACTTTGAACATTACGTTGCCGCGCGCGTTTTGGCCGGATTGGCCGGCGGCACGATTTCCGCGTGCGTGATCGCGCAAGTGGCCGATTTGTTCGATTATTCCGCCCGCGGCCGGGCCATGGGTTGGGTCGGCGCGATTTATTTTATTGCTGCCGTCATCGCCGTTCCGCTCGGCGCGTGGATCACCGCGGCGTGGAGCTGGAGACTCTTATATCTTCTGCAAATTGCGCTGGCGTTCATCCTCGGCTTGCTCGTACAGCCGTCTTGGTCGCCGGCAGCTTCACAAAAAGATGAACGCGATCATTCCGTCAAAAAAGTTTTGCGGCAGCAACTGCAAAACTATCCACGTTATTTGGCGCAAAAGGCCACACGCATGGGCCTTCTGCTCGCCATCACAGTTTCAGCCGCGGTCGCCGGGCTGGTGACGTATCTCGGCGTTTGGCTGACGACGGCGTTCGGCATGTCCATCGCCACGATTGGCGTGGTGTTCATGATAACCGGTGTGGCCTCAGTGATCGGCGCGCTGGGCGGCGGCTGGATGGCCGATCACTTGGGCAAACGCCGGATGATGGCGTTGAGCAGCCTTTTGTTGGCCGCCATTCTTTTGGCGGTAAGCGCCGTGCAAACGCGAACCAGCGTCTTTCTCTTTTGCGCCGCCGGCGGTTTGGCGATGGCGCTGCGCGAAGGCCCGTTCCAAGCGTTGATCAGCGAGTTGGTTCCGGCAAACGAACGCGGCGCCTATATCGCACTCCGTAATGGCATTTCACAGCTTGCCATCGCCGTGGCGGTGGCGCTGGGCGTGATTTTATTTGAACGATTCGGCTTTCACGCCGTGGCCTATTTCGCCGCGGCGTGCAGTTTGGCGGCCAGCGGCTTGGCTTTATTGATGGCCGAGCCTCAAGCGGCGCCAATCGCTGATGAAACCATCGCAGAATTACCGCAGCAAGAACCAACATGA
- the lpxK gene encoding tetraacyldisaccharide 4'-kinase — protein MAFIKPIRRRRRSVQPQALAKFRWLLAPLLPLLWLFRFAVFARNFCYDHGFFKRVRLPAFVTSIGNLSVGGTGKTPATIFLATALRDEGWRVAIVSRGYRREGAAAVVVSDGRRILADAVTAGDEPLLMAQACGGVPVVVARDKTTAAMVAFEKFAPDIILVDDGFQHRRLQRDIDIVMVDARTPLSNLWWFPTWPMREPAAALRRAKFIILNTGGNDCEQTMKQCCRYTTAKIFSGALRGLGWRELTGASKMLPVEFVKDQPVLLVSGIAHPERFREAAEKFGARVVDEIIFADHHRYQENDLRAIESTRKVSGARYILTTSKDAGKLGLLSGAAAAPFLVLETAFEIEPAFLPALREAISVKAIKFNGLYHLNET, from the coding sequence ATGGCGTTCATCAAACCAATCAGAAGACGGCGTCGTTCGGTGCAGCCGCAAGCGCTTGCCAAATTTCGCTGGCTGCTCGCGCCATTATTGCCGTTGTTGTGGCTGTTTCGCTTCGCGGTTTTTGCAAGAAATTTTTGTTATGACCACGGCTTTTTTAAACGCGTGCGGCTGCCGGCGTTCGTGACCAGCATCGGCAACCTCAGCGTCGGCGGCACGGGCAAAACGCCGGCGACGATCTTTTTGGCCACGGCGTTGCGGGATGAGGGCTGGCGCGTTGCCATTGTCTCCCGAGGTTATCGTCGCGAAGGCGCGGCTGCGGTAGTCGTCAGTGACGGGCGTCGCATTCTCGCAGACGCCGTCACGGCCGGCGACGAGCCGCTGTTGATGGCGCAAGCCTGTGGCGGTGTCCCTGTGGTGGTCGCGCGCGACAAGACAACCGCCGCGATGGTTGCATTTGAAAAGTTTGCGCCGGATATCATTCTCGTCGACGACGGTTTTCAACACCGACGATTGCAGCGGGACATTGATATCGTGATGGTCGACGCGCGAACGCCGTTGAGCAATCTCTGGTGGTTTCCGACGTGGCCGATGCGGGAGCCGGCGGCGGCGCTGCGCCGCGCGAAGTTTATCATTCTCAACACCGGCGGCAACGATTGTGAGCAGACGATGAAACAATGCTGCCGATACACAACGGCGAAAATTTTTTCCGGCGCCCTGCGAGGCCTCGGCTGGCGTGAATTAACCGGTGCCTCCAAAATGTTGCCGGTTGAATTTGTCAAAGATCAGCCGGTTCTATTGGTCAGCGGCATCGCGCATCCCGAGCGTTTTCGCGAAGCGGCGGAAAAATTCGGCGCCCGCGTTGTTGATGAAATCATTTTTGCGGATCATCACCGTTATCAGGAAAACGACCTCCGCGCCATCGAATCAACACGCAAAGTTTCCGGCGCACGGTATATTTTAACCACAAGCAAGGATGCCGGCAAGCTCGGGTTGTTATCGGGCGCAGCAGCGGCACCGTTTTTAGTTTTGGAAACGGCTTTTGAAATCGAGCCCGCGTTTCTGCCGGCGTTGCGTGAAGCCATCAGCGTTAAAGCCATCAAATTCAACGGGCTTTACCATTTGAATGAAACATAA
- a CDS encoding sigma-54 dependent transcriptional regulator: MEENLNDFSEFEAEFPASTEPVQETPSAHDSDSSRLGKSKRYSILVVDDDKNICKMIEINLRKEREYDIEVANSGEACLKMIREHVPDLIMLDIQMPGIDGIETLKRIRDEEPRIPVVMMSAHGTIEKAVQSMKLGAYDFITKPFASDRLLVTVRNALTTSSLKQEIDTLRSELKSRYQFKNIIGQSGKMQEVFRALEKVVNSNVTVLIQGESGTGKELIARAIHYHSPTRSSKPFVAVNCSALPESLLESELFGHEKGSFTGATGRRVGKFEVANGGSIFLDEIGLMTQATQAKVLRILQEREFERVGGNEMVKVDVRVISATNKDLEEAIKTGEFREDLYYRISVFPIKLPPLRERKEDIPLLAAHFLDKYAKQESKELEGIAPDALELLMAYNWPGNVRELENCIERAVVLASTREVTPKDLPNSVRSIGEKKIYESDNTLSSWIEKLEEDALRNALLENGGNISQTAKKLGIGRATIYRKAKKYGLPMVK, encoded by the coding sequence ATGGAAGAAAACTTGAATGATTTTTCGGAATTTGAAGCTGAATTTCCCGCTTCAACCGAACCGGTGCAGGAAACACCCTCGGCTCACGACAGCGATTCGAGCCGATTGGGCAAAAGCAAGCGCTACTCGATTCTTGTCGTTGACGATGACAAGAATATTTGCAAAATGATCGAGATCAACCTGCGCAAGGAAAGAGAGTATGACATCGAAGTGGCCAACAGCGGTGAAGCCTGTTTGAAAATGATTCGCGAGCACGTCCCCGATCTGATCATGCTCGATATTCAGATGCCGGGCATCGACGGTATCGAAACGCTGAAGCGCATTCGCGACGAGGAACCGCGCATTCCGGTGGTGATGATGTCGGCGCACGGCACGATTGAAAAGGCCGTGCAGTCGATGAAACTCGGCGCGTACGATTTTATCACCAAGCCTTTTGCCAGCGACCGCCTGCTGGTGACGGTGCGCAACGCGCTCACCACCAGCTCGCTGAAGCAGGAAATCGACACGCTGCGTTCCGAGTTGAAGAGCCGGTATCAATTCAAAAACATCATCGGCCAGTCCGGGAAGATGCAGGAAGTTTTTCGCGCGCTGGAAAAGGTCGTCAACAGCAACGTCACGGTGCTGATTCAAGGTGAAAGCGGCACCGGCAAAGAGTTGATTGCACGCGCGATTCATTATCACAGCCCCACGCGCAGCAGCAAACCCTTTGTTGCGGTGAATTGCTCGGCACTGCCGGAATCGCTGCTGGAAAGCGAGTTGTTTGGCCACGAAAAAGGCTCGTTCACCGGCGCCACCGGCCGGCGCGTCGGCAAATTCGAAGTCGCCAACGGCGGCAGCATTTTCCTCGACGAGATCGGCTTGATGACACAGGCGACGCAGGCGAAGGTGTTGCGCATTTTGCAAGAGCGCGAGTTTGAGCGCGTCGGCGGCAACGAAATGGTGAAGGTCGACGTGCGGGTGATCTCGGCGACGAACAAGGATTTGGAAGAGGCGATCAAAACCGGCGAATTCCGCGAGGATTTGTATTATCGCATTTCGGTGTTTCCGATCAAGCTGCCGCCTTTAAGGGAACGCAAGGAAGACATTCCCTTGCTGGCAGCGCATTTTCTCGACAAATACGCCAAGCAGGAAAGCAAGGAGCTGGAGGGCATTGCGCCGGATGCGCTGGAATTGCTCATGGCGTATAATTGGCCTGGCAACGTCCGCGAATTGGAAAATTGCATCGAGCGTGCCGTGGTGCTGGCCAGCACACGCGAAGTGACACCGAAGGATTTGCCCAACAGCGTGCGCTCGATCGGCGAGAAGAAAATTTACGAATCCGACAACACACTGTCGAGCTGGATCGAGAAGCTCGAAGAAGACGCGCTGCGCAACGCCTTGCTGGAGAACGGCGGCAACATTTCGCAAACCGCCAAGAAGCTCGGCATCGGCCGTGCCACGATTTATCGCAAAGCCAAAAAATACGGTTTGCCGATGGTGAAGTGA